CTGTACTTTCCAGACCTTCCCCTTGTTGACCACCAATCTTCCATGACAATTGACTAATCACTTAATGCAACTCCTTTAACGATTCATCCATTATAATTTTTATATAATTTTCAAAAAAACTTCACAAATTAGTTTCACATAGATATGTTATGATTTCGAGAAACAAAAAGCAATAGATTTTGACAAAGATTACACATAGTTATTTTAGATCATATCCATACTAATAATAGATCAATCGATAAAAGAATCTATTTTTACCATTAATAGTTATTGTCTTCAAATTTATGGTAAATTATTTGCAAAAAAGTCGAACCAGTTTTTATATAAAAAACCCTCTACAATATCTTCAGAATAATGTTTTAATAAAGTTTCCTTTAATGTAATATAATCTCCTGTATGACTCAAATCATTCATCCACAAATCAATTCCATCAAAATCAGAACCAAATCCTACATGATGTTGCCCACCTAACTCACAAATATATTCTATGTGCTTTAATAAATCATTTATATATACATCCTCACTAGTATTGACAAAGTAAGGGACAAAAGATAACCCGATTCTACCTTTATTTTTTATGATTTCTAAGATCTGATCCTTTTTTAAATTTCGAACATGTTTGCAAATATCAAAAACATTTGAATGAGAGGCTATAAAAGGTTTTTGATTGATTTGAATAAAATCCCAAAATGAGTTTTCACATAAATGAGAAACATCTAAAATAATACCTAAATTATTACATTGTTCGATAAGCTGCTTCCCTTTTAGTGTAAATCCAGCATTTCTAGGTTCTAACACTCCATCAGCCGCCCAATTTCCATAATTCCATGTGATTCCAATACAACGTACACCTAACTCATATAAAATTCTTAAATAAGTTAGATTGCCTGCCAGTGCATCCACACCCTCTAATGTGATCATTGCTCCTATTTTATTTTCAGATAAAGCAGAGGATAGGTCAGACTTATTTTTCACATGTATAATATGATCATACTTCAAAACTTTTTCGTGAAAAATATGAATATATTTCAAAATATGATCTATATTTGGATTTTGAATACTTTCAGAAATATAAATAGCAAAACATTGCATTAAAGTATTGCTTTTAATTAATCTTGAATTTGTTACATCGAGATAAAGATGATCATCAAATTGAATGTACTCATTTTCATACATTTTCATCAACACATCACAGTGTGCATCGATTACCTTCATTTATATTCCCCTCTCTTATTAACAATATTAAAGTTATATAATCAATCCATGAAATGTTTTTAAGCATAAAAAAACCTGTCTACTATGTAAACAGGTACTCCATAATGTAAAGGATTATCTAGGCTCCACAATTAATTTAATTGCTGTCCGATCTTCCCCATCAATTAATATATCTGTAAAGGCAGGAATACAAATCAAGTCAACCCCACTAGGTGCCACAAATCCTCTTGCAATGGCTACAGCTTTTATCGCTTGATTTAGTGCACCTGCACCAATAGCTTGAAGCTCAGCACTTCCACGCTCACGTAATACACCAGCCAGTGCGCCTGCTACGGAGTTTGGATTGGATTTAGCGGAAACTTTTAATACTTCCATGGACAGTACCTCCTTGAGAATGTTTGCCTTGGCTATACTTTGCATTAGTAATAATATTCGTGAAAATTAAAAAAATTCCTTCTTTTCATGAAAAGAGATTTAATTCTCTCTAAATTATCAATCGAAAATCACTTGATCTTCTGCAATTCTAATGAGATCCATTTTTTTTGCAAGACCAGTTGAATCATCTATTTGTATGATACATCCATGAAACTGCCATTTACCTTCATCAGGCGTAAATCTAACTGGCAACTGAGTTTTAAACTTTCGTAAGACTGACGATCGTTCCATACCTAATACACCTTCTTTTGATCCAACCATCCCGATATCAGTTACATAAGCAGTGCCCTGCGGTAAAATTTGATTATCGTTCGTTTGTACATGAGTATGCGTTCCAAGAACGACAGATGCCCTTCCGTCTAAGTGCCATCCCATCGCTATTTTTTCAGAAGTTGCTTCAGCATGAAAATCAACTAATATATTTTTTTGTTTTTTATTTAATTGATTAAGAATCTCATCTGCTTTTTCAAATGGACAGTCCAATGGCGGAAGGAACGTTCTGCCTTGTAAATTAACTATGACAAGTTCTTTTGTTTTATTTTTTATGATGGTAAACCCTCTTCCAGGAGTTCCTGAAGGAAAGTTTGCAGGACGCACAATTCTTTCCTCCTCATCGATAAAATCAAAAATCTCTTTGTTATCCCAAGTATGGTTCCCCATTGTAATACCGTGAACACCTAAATCATAAAAATGGTTAGCAATCTTACGAGTAATCCCTCTTCCTCCAGCAGCGTTTTCACCATTGGCTATAATGATGTCAGGTTGATACTTTTGTTTTACATAGGGTAAAACATCTTCCAATGCTTTTCGTCCAACAGAACCAACAATATCTCCTATAAATAATACTTTAATTTTATTTTCCTCCCTTTATCTATGTAATTAACAAAACAAAAACCACCCAATTGGCAGTCTTTTGAACATGTTAAGTCTATTCTTTTTCATATCATGTTTTCAGTGTTCAAACTCATTTTTTGGATAATATAAAAGTGGCTTATGTAAGCCACTTTTATAAATCTTATTTTGCGTATTCAACCGCTCTAGTTTCACGAATAACAGTCACTTTAATGTGACCAGGATATTCTAATTCATCTTCAATTTGAGACGTTATCGTACGTGCAAGTCGATAAGCTTCAGTATCGTCAACTTGTTCAGGATGAACCATGACTCTTATTTCTCTACCTGCTTGTATTGCATAGGACTTTTCAACACCCTCAAATGATTCAGAAATCTCTTCTAACTTCTCTAAGCGTTTGATATATGTTTCTAAGGTTTCTCTTCTTGCTCCAGGTCTTGCTGCTGAAAGCGCATCTGCAGCTCCAACTAGCATAGAAATTACTGAAGTTGCTTCACAATCACCATGGTGTGAAGCGATACTGTTAATAACCACAGGATGTTCTTTATATTTTTTCGCAAGTTCTACACCAATTTCAACATGAGACCCTTCTACTTCATGGTCTAAAGCTTTTCCAATATCATGTAAAAGTCCAGCACGTTTTGCCAAAGTGATATCTTCGCCTAATTCACCGGCCATTAGACCCGCTAAATAAGCAACCTCTAATGAATGTCTTAATACATTTTGTCCATAACTAGAACGGAATTTTAAACGTCCTAAAATCTTAATTAGATCAGGATGCAAACCATGAACACCAGCTTCAAAAGTAGCTTGTTCACCGTATTCACGAATACGCTCATCCACTTCTTTGCGTGATTTATCGACCATTTCTTCAATACGAGCCGGATGAATTCTTCCATCAGCCACTAATTTTTCTAGTGAAGTTCTGGCAATCTCTCTTCTGATTGGGTCAAATCCCGACAATATAACTGCTTCAGGAGTATCATCGATAATTAAATCAATTCCAGTTAATGTTTCTAAAGCTCTTATATTACGGCCCTCTCGTCCAATGATTCTACCTTTCATTTCTTCATTTGGAAGTGAAACAACTGAAACTGTCGTTTCAGCAACATGGTCAGCAGCACATCTTTGGATAGCAAGTGAAATGATATCTTTCGCTTTCTTATCCGCTTCTTCTTTCGCCCTTTGCTCAATTTCTTTAACGAGCTGTGCTGTTTCATGCCTAGTTTCCTGTTCAACACGATTTAGTATTATATCTTTGGCCTCACTCAACGTAAGATTTGAAATTCGCTCTAATTCAGAAACTTGCTTGTCATGGATTAGTTGAATTTGTGACTGTTTATCATCAATTTGCTTCTCCTTGTTGGCAATTTTTTCTTCTTTACGCTCAAAAGATTCTATTTTTTTATCCAGCGATTCCTCTTTTTGCAACAATCGTCTTTCTAGTCGTTGGACTTCATTTCGACGGTCACGAATGTCTTTTTCAGCTTCGATTCGGATTTTGTGCGCTTCATCTTTAGCTTCTAATATATTTTCCTTTTTAAGTGCTTCAGCATCTTTCTTAGCATTTAACATTATCTGCTCAGCTGCATGTTCAGCACTAGTGATCTTAGCTTCTGCAAGAGATTTGCGGATAAAATAACCAATCCCGAAGCATATTAAACCAACACCAACAACGAGAACGATAATCCAAATGGGATCCATGATTCATTCACCTCCTCGTTGATAAAACTCCAAGGGTTAGCCTGGGATAATATGGTTTTTTTAATCCGATTTACATTTTCATTTAATCATTCTTTTTTCATACTTGGCAGAAAGTTGATAAAAATTGGCGAAAAAAATAGGTGAATATACATGAATATTTTATCTTTAATAAAATAAGGTTGTCAAGTAAGGAAATGATTTAGAATATAAATCTACCATTCATTCGTTTCCTCTTTCTCAATTTTTTCTAAAATATTGCGAATTAAAGAATATTCAAATCCTCTTCTCATTAAAAAAGAACTGATTTTAGATTTTTTTTTGGTATAATCCCCACTCTGATTATCCCATCTTTTTTTCGCTAATTGATACGCCACTTCAAATTCCAATTCTTTATCTAATTCCTGTATCACTTGTGTGATTATCACTTTTTTGATACCTTTTTGAGACAATTCTTGTTCAATCCATTTCAATCCTTTTTTTTGATGTTTCATTCGATAATTTGCTAAGTTGAGTGCATAACTATAATCATCAATGAATTTTCTCTTTTCTAAATGATCTAGAGTATGATCAATCAAGGTTTCTTCATAACCTTTTTCACTTAATTTTTGTTTAAGCTCAAATCTTGACTTACCTCTACGTGAAATAATACGAATTGCTTGACGCTGTATGATCTGCTTCTCTTCATCTTCTACAACCTGCTTTATCTTTGTTTCATTTATTTCTTCCCCTTTAAGCAAACGATGTTTGACAAGTATGTCTTCATGAACAGAAAGCACATATCGATCATTCACATATATATTGTATCGATTTCGATTATTTTTTTGCTTTTCAACTAAAGTAATCAAATCTTTTTCAGACTTAGTGCTCATCAAAACCTCTCTCCTATAATGATATATGTAGATAAAGCACCTTCAATGAAGGTGCTTCGGTGAACTACACACCACTTAACACCTTTAGTGTTTGAAGTGGGTGCTTCTTGGGAAGTAGATACTTTTTAGTAGCTATCTATATGTACCAAGCAATAAGGGTAGTCCCTACCCTTAAATATACTAACTATCCCATGGCTATTTTTAGTAGATTGATATTTGCGTTCAGGTCTCTATTATGGTGGCTATTACTTGCATATTTTTTAGGTGCAATGACCAGTTAAATTATATTTACTCATTTGTAGCTAATGGGGCTTTATTTTCTGCTTTTTCATCTTCATTCTCATCTGGGATAAGATCTTTATCTATTCTAATCTTTGCTTCTATTTCCTCTGCGAGCTCTACACTGTCCTTTAAAAATTGTTTTGCATTCTCTCTTCCTTGGCCTAATCTCTCGCCCTCATAAGAATACCATGCTCCACTTTTATTGATAATATCTAATTCTGTACCAATATCTATGATGCTTCCTTCACGAGAAATTCCTTCGCCATACATAATATCAAGCTCAGCCTGTTTAAATGGGGGCGCTACTTTGTTTTTCACTACTTTGACACGCGTCCTATTCCCAACCATATCATTTCCTTGTTTAAGGGTTTCAATGCGTCTCACGTCAAGTCTGACAGAAGAATAAAACTTCAGTGCTCTACCACCTGGAGTTGTTTCTGGATTTCCAAACATCACACCTACTTTTTCACGCAGCTGATTAATGAAAATAGCTATCGTTTTAGATTTGCTGATTGCTCCAGATAGTTTTCTCAATGCCTGTGACATTAAACGGGCTTGAAGACCTACATGAGAATCACCCATCTCACCTTCAATTTCTGCTTTAGGAACTAACGCAGCAACAGAATCAACAACGATAATATCAATAGCACCACTACGAACCAATGCTTCTGCAATTTCCAGTGCTTGTTCTCCTGTATCAGGTTGTGACAAAAGTAACTCATCGATGTTTACTCCTAGCTTCTTAGCATATACAGGGTCAAGAGCATGTTCTGCATCAATAAATGCTGCTTGTCCACCAGATTTTTGTGCTTCAGCAATAGCATGAAGAGCTACTGTCGTTTTACCAGAAGACTCAGGTCCAAATACCTCTATAATTCTTCCTCTAGGGAAGCCACCAATTCCCAAAGCAATGTCTAAAGCAAGAGCTCCACTTGAAATCGTTTCTACCTGAGTACTAGTAGATTCTCCTAATTTCATTACGGAACCTTTTCCAAATTGTTTTTCTATTTGACGTAAAGCCATATCTAAAGCAGCGCGACGATCTGTCAAA
The window above is part of the Chengkuizengella sp. SCS-71B genome. Proteins encoded here:
- a CDS encoding dipeptidase, translated to MKVIDAHCDVLMKMYENEYIQFDDHLYLDVTNSRLIKSNTLMQCFAIYISESIQNPNIDHILKYIHIFHEKVLKYDHIIHVKNKSDLSSALSENKIGAMITLEGVDALAGNLTYLRILYELGVRCIGITWNYGNWAADGVLEPRNAGFTLKGKQLIEQCNNLGIILDVSHLCENSFWDFIQINQKPFIASHSNVFDICKHVRNLKKDQILEIIKNKGRIGLSFVPYFVNTSEDVYINDLLKHIEYICELGGQHHVGFGSDFDGIDLWMNDLSHTGDYITLKETLLKHYSEDIVEGFLYKNWFDFFANNLP
- the rny gene encoding ribonuclease Y — translated: MDPIWIIVLVVGVGLICFGIGYFIRKSLAEAKITSAEHAAEQIMLNAKKDAEALKKENILEAKDEAHKIRIEAEKDIRDRRNEVQRLERRLLQKEESLDKKIESFERKEEKIANKEKQIDDKQSQIQLIHDKQVSELERISNLTLSEAKDIILNRVEQETRHETAQLVKEIEQRAKEEADKKAKDIISLAIQRCAADHVAETTVSVVSLPNEEMKGRIIGREGRNIRALETLTGIDLIIDDTPEAVILSGFDPIRREIARTSLEKLVADGRIHPARIEEMVDKSRKEVDERIREYGEQATFEAGVHGLHPDLIKILGRLKFRSSYGQNVLRHSLEVAYLAGLMAGELGEDITLAKRAGLLHDIGKALDHEVEGSHVEIGVELAKKYKEHPVVINSIASHHGDCEATSVISMLVGAADALSAARPGARRETLETYIKRLEKLEEISESFEGVEKSYAIQAGREIRVMVHPEQVDDTEAYRLARTITSQIEDELEYPGHIKVTVIRETRAVEYAK
- a CDS encoding regulatory protein RecX; the protein is MSTKSEKDLITLVEKQKNNRNRYNIYVNDRYVLSVHEDILVKHRLLKGEEINETKIKQVVEDEEKQIIQRQAIRIISRRGKSRFELKQKLSEKGYEETLIDHTLDHLEKRKFIDDYSYALNLANYRMKHQKKGLKWIEQELSQKGIKKVIITQVIQELDKELEFEVAYQLAKKRWDNQSGDYTKKKSKISSFLMRRGFEYSLIRNILEKIEKEETNEW
- a CDS encoding stage V sporulation protein S, whose translation is MEVLKVSAKSNPNSVAGALAGVLRERGSAELQAIGAGALNQAIKAVAIARGFVAPSGVDLICIPAFTDILIDGEDRTAIKLIVEPR
- a CDS encoding TIGR00282 family metallophosphoesterase yields the protein MKVLFIGDIVGSVGRKALEDVLPYVKQKYQPDIIIANGENAAGGRGITRKIANHFYDLGVHGITMGNHTWDNKEIFDFIDEEERIVRPANFPSGTPGRGFTIIKNKTKELVIVNLQGRTFLPPLDCPFEKADEILNQLNKKQKNILVDFHAEATSEKIAMGWHLDGRASVVLGTHTHVQTNDNQILPQGTAYVTDIGMVGSKEGVLGMERSSVLRKFKTQLPVRFTPDEGKWQFHGCIIQIDDSTGLAKKMDLIRIAEDQVIFD
- the recA gene encoding recombinase RecA, yielding MTDRRAALDMALRQIEKQFGKGSVMKLGESTSTQVETISSGALALDIALGIGGFPRGRIIEVFGPESSGKTTVALHAIAEAQKSGGQAAFIDAEHALDPVYAKKLGVNIDELLLSQPDTGEQALEIAEALVRSGAIDIIVVDSVAALVPKAEIEGEMGDSHVGLQARLMSQALRKLSGAISKSKTIAIFINQLREKVGVMFGNPETTPGGRALKFYSSVRLDVRRIETLKQGNDMVGNRTRVKVVKNKVAPPFKQAELDIMYGEGISREGSIIDIGTELDIINKSGAWYSYEGERLGQGRENAKQFLKDSVELAEEIEAKIRIDKDLIPDENEDEKAENKAPLATNE